Proteins encoded within one genomic window of Chloroflexota bacterium:
- a CDS encoding FAD-dependent oxidoreductase, translating to MNDSVLIVGGGIAGIQASIDLANMGFQVYLVEKSPSIGGRMAQLDKTFPTNDCAMCILAPKMIECYRHKNVKVLSYSEIAEVNGQLGNFQVKVLRKSRYIDETKCTGCGECAEKCPVVVKSEFEEGKGTRKAIYKPFAQAIPNLYVIAKRGTPPCKAACPAGVDAQGYVALISQGKFKEALELVRRRNPLPAVCGRVCTHPCETECNRGKLDQPIAIAALKRFVADYEVSMGTEDVTPVPRTKEEKIAVIGSGPAGLTVASDLVKMGYGVTVFEAMPQPGGMLSWGIPEYRLPKKALQTEIAGIQKLGVEIKLNSPVGKDGLTIDDLWEQGYKATFIGVGAQASMKLDVPGEELEGVYHGISFLRDVNLGEEVKVGKHVAIVGGGNVAIDAARTAHRLGAKEVFIVYRRSREEMPASEEEIEEAEHEGIKIHYLAAPVKILGKNGKVAGMECIRMELGEPDASGRRRPVPVKGSEFVIDADMIIPAIGQTSDLAFLPKKSQFQVSRRGTFEVDPISLATNVPGVFAGGDVVSGPATVVEAIAAGKRAALSIDCYLRGVPLPPEEEPLPTVKIEDIDTKDSERKNRVAMPTVPLKKRAHGFTEVNLGLSQEMAVEEAKRCLDCGICSWCRECEKACQAKAINHEMKEQYLDLNVGAIVLAIGLDLYDVSGLTEYGYGRIPNVITAMEYERLTSASGPTAGVLRRATDGKIPTNIAFIQCVGSRDFKNNPYCSSVCCMHATKEAILAYEHHPGTKSTIFYMDLRAVGKRFQEYVDRATKEYNVTYIRGRPGKIDANSNGNPIIWYEDTITGETKTFETEMVILCQALIPSRGIRELAGILGIKLDEHSFVEIPDKLWRPLDTTRPGVLACGYVHSPRDIPDSVAQASGTAARAAEVIAGGV from the coding sequence GTGAATGATTCGGTCTTGATAGTTGGTGGTGGTATAGCTGGCATCCAGGCCTCCATTGATCTAGCCAACATGGGCTTTCAGGTGTACCTGGTGGAGAAATCACCCAGTATCGGCGGAAGAATGGCTCAACTGGACAAGACCTTTCCAACCAATGACTGTGCCATGTGCATTCTTGCCCCTAAGATGATCGAGTGCTACAGGCACAAAAACGTAAAGGTGCTAAGCTACTCAGAAATTGCCGAAGTCAATGGTCAACTGGGCAATTTCCAGGTCAAAGTCCTTAGAAAGTCAAGATACATCGATGAGACCAAGTGTACTGGTTGCGGGGAGTGTGCTGAGAAATGCCCGGTGGTGGTGAAAAGCGAGTTTGAGGAGGGCAAGGGCACAAGAAAGGCTATCTACAAGCCCTTCGCCCAAGCGATCCCCAATCTCTATGTCATCGCTAAGAGAGGCACGCCTCCGTGCAAAGCAGCGTGTCCAGCAGGAGTGGATGCCCAGGGCTATGTTGCCCTGATCTCCCAGGGCAAGTTCAAAGAGGCACTCGAACTTGTCAGGCGGAGGAACCCTCTGCCAGCAGTCTGTGGTAGGGTGTGTACTCACCCTTGCGAAACCGAGTGCAACCGTGGGAAGCTAGATCAACCCATCGCTATCGCTGCCCTGAAGCGCTTCGTGGCAGACTATGAAGTGAGCATGGGTACAGAAGACGTAACTCCCGTACCTCGAACTAAAGAGGAAAAGATCGCTGTCATTGGGTCAGGTCCGGCAGGTCTAACGGTTGCCTCTGACTTGGTCAAGATGGGCTATGGTGTGACCGTCTTCGAGGCCATGCCTCAGCCGGGCGGGATGCTCTCTTGGGGTATCCCTGAGTATCGTCTGCCTAAGAAGGCATTGCAAACTGAGATCGCTGGCATTCAGAAACTCGGCGTTGAAATAAAGCTGAATAGTCCTGTAGGCAAAGATGGCTTGACTATAGACGACCTCTGGGAGCAGGGCTATAAAGCGACTTTCATTGGCGTGGGAGCCCAAGCCAGTATGAAATTGGACGTTCCTGGCGAAGAACTAGAGGGTGTCTATCATGGTATCTCCTTCCTGAGGGATGTCAACTTAGGAGAGGAGGTTAAAGTAGGAAAGCACGTGGCTATAGTTGGCGGTGGAAATGTAGCCATCGATGCCGCGAGAACAGCTCACCGACTTGGTGCCAAAGAAGTATTCATCGTCTATCGCAGATCAAGGGAGGAGATGCCGGCCAGCGAGGAGGAGATCGAAGAAGCCGAACACGAAGGCATCAAGATTCATTATCTGGCTGCCCCAGTTAAGATCCTGGGGAAGAACGGAAAGGTAGCCGGTATGGAATGTATCCGGATGGAATTGGGAGAGCCTGATGCGAGCGGCAGGAGACGCCCCGTTCCTGTTAAGGGGTCGGAATTCGTGATCGACGCAGACATGATTATCCCTGCTATCGGCCAGACCTCTGACCTTGCCTTCCTGCCTAAGAAGAGCCAATTCCAGGTGTCGCGCAGGGGGACCTTTGAGGTTGATCCCATCAGCCTGGCTACCAATGTACCTGGAGTGTTTGCCGGTGGAGACGTCGTAAGCGGACCGGCTACGGTAGTTGAGGCCATAGCTGCGGGAAAGAGGGCTGCTCTTTCCATCGACTGTTACTTGCGTGGGGTGCCCCTCCCACCTGAAGAAGAGCCACTACCCACTGTGAAGATCGAGGACATAGACACAAAGGATTCCGAGAGGAAGAACCGAGTAGCGATGCCTACCGTTCCCCTGAAGAAAAGGGCACACGGCTTCACAGAAGTGAACCTCGGCCTCAGCCAGGAGATGGCAGTCGAAGAGGCAAAGAGGTGCTTGGATTGTGGTATCTGCTCGTGGTGTCGCGAGTGTGAAAAGGCCTGCCAGGCTAAGGCTATCAATCACGAGATGAAAGAACAGTACCTTGACCTGAATGTTGGCGCCATTGTTCTGGCAATTGGCCTGGACCTGTACGATGTTTCAGGGCTGACTGAATACGGGTATGGAAGGATACCAAACGTCATCACGGCCATGGAATATGAGAGATTGACGTCGGCCTCTGGCCCTACTGCTGGCGTGCTCAGGCGGGCGACGGATGGCAAGATTCCCACCAACATAGCCTTTATTCAGTGTGTCGGCTCTCGCGATTTCAAGAATAATCCCTATTGCTCCAGCGTATGCTGCATGCACGCCACCAAAGAGGCAATACTGGCATACGAACATCACCCGGGGACAAAGTCCACGATCTTCTATATGGATTTAAGAGCGGTGGGCAAGCGATTCCAGGAATATGTGGATAGAGCTACCAAAGAGTACAACGTGACGTATATCAGAGGCCGCCCGGGGAAGATTGATGCCAACTCAAATGGCAACCCCATTATCTGGTACGAGGATACCATTACGGGAGAAACGAAGACCTTTGAGACAGAGATGGTAATCCTCTGCCAGGCGTTAATTCCATCCCGTGGCATCAGGGAGTTGGCAGGCATATTGGGCATAAAGTTGGATGAACATAGCTTCGTGGAGATTCCAGATAAGCTGTGGCGACCATTGGATACCACTAGACCTGGTGTCCTTGCCTGTGGCTATGTCCACAGCCCACGGGATATTCCTGACTCAGTAGCCCAGGCCTCAGGGACAGCGGCTAGGGCGGCTGAGGTCATAGCAGGAGGTGTCTAA
- a CDS encoding CoB--CoM heterodisulfide reductase iron-sulfur subunit A family protein, giving the protein MSDARIGVFVCHCGINIGGYVDVPQVTEYVKQLPNVVHAEHNLYTCSEEGVSSIKKKIQELNLNRVIVASCTPRTHEPLFRSACEEVGLNKYLFEFVNIRDQCSWVHMTRRQEATEKAKTLIRMGVAKARLLEPLEEIESKVVPSSLVIGGGVAGMSAALNLANQGFEVHLVEKEAELGGMVASLHKLFTSDMEAKELIDPVVKQVKDHNRIKVYLSTKLKEVAGFVGNFDVTLDQSGKEHKVTVGTIIVAIGAEEFKPVGQYGYGKMAGVLTQLELEERLKKGTVDAKNIVIINCVGARVPERTYCSRFCCLTAIKNAVLLKEKNPTAKVWVLHRDLMTYGVEFEEYYRKAMEAGVRFIRYSLERPPQVIGDGRVQEVKVYHQLRKKEIEIPCDTVVLTTPLVPRSDNEGLSKMLKVPLSQEGFFLEAHLKLRPVEFATDGIFICGSAKWPVEITEAVSQAYGSASKAAIPMRMGYVKPEAITSSVNVDICGGCGICVALCPYSATEMKTENGKRVANAIAALCKGCGTCGAACPSGAISMNHFKDAQILAQIEALVA; this is encoded by the coding sequence ATGTCTGATGCCCGTATTGGCGTTTTCGTGTGTCACTGTGGCATAAATATCGGGGGATACGTGGATGTTCCCCAGGTAACGGAGTATGTGAAGCAACTGCCGAATGTAGTGCATGCTGAGCATAACCTGTACACCTGTTCCGAAGAAGGGGTCTCGTCGATCAAGAAGAAGATTCAGGAACTCAATCTGAACCGGGTTATAGTGGCCTCCTGTACACCTAGAACGCACGAGCCATTGTTCAGGTCTGCTTGCGAAGAAGTCGGTCTGAACAAGTATCTGTTCGAGTTTGTAAACATAAGAGACCAGTGTTCCTGGGTACATATGACCCGCCGACAGGAAGCTACCGAAAAAGCCAAGACCCTTATCAGAATGGGAGTTGCCAAGGCACGGTTGCTTGAGCCACTAGAAGAGATAGAGAGCAAGGTAGTCCCGTCATCGCTGGTGATTGGTGGTGGGGTAGCTGGAATGAGCGCCGCCTTGAATCTGGCCAACCAGGGTTTCGAGGTTCATCTGGTGGAAAAGGAAGCAGAGCTTGGCGGCATGGTGGCAAGCCTTCACAAACTATTCACCTCCGACATGGAGGCGAAGGAGTTGATCGACCCCGTAGTGAAGCAGGTGAAGGATCATAACCGCATTAAAGTCTACCTGTCCACAAAGCTTAAGGAGGTAGCAGGGTTTGTAGGTAACTTTGATGTCACTCTGGACCAGAGTGGGAAGGAGCACAAGGTTACTGTTGGGACAATCATAGTGGCCATCGGGGCTGAGGAATTCAAACCCGTAGGCCAATACGGCTACGGGAAGATGGCTGGTGTCCTTACCCAACTGGAGCTGGAAGAGCGCCTGAAAAAGGGCACCGTTGATGCCAAGAACATCGTCATAATCAACTGCGTGGGCGCTCGGGTGCCGGAGAGAACTTATTGTAGTCGCTTTTGCTGCCTGACCGCCATCAAGAACGCTGTCCTGCTCAAAGAGAAAAACCCAACCGCCAAGGTCTGGGTGCTTCACCGCGACTTGATGACCTACGGGGTAGAATTTGAGGAATATTATCGGAAAGCCATGGAAGCAGGGGTGAGATTCATCAGATACAGCCTGGAAAGGCCGCCACAGGTCATTGGAGATGGTCGTGTTCAGGAAGTGAAGGTATACCACCAACTGAGGAAGAAGGAAATAGAGATTCCTTGTGATACAGTGGTATTAACCACACCCCTTGTCCCCCGCAGTGATAATGAGGGACTTTCCAAGATGCTGAAGGTTCCCCTGAGTCAAGAAGGCTTCTTCCTCGAGGCGCACCTCAAATTGCGCCCGGTGGAATTTGCCACGGACGGCATCTTCATTTGTGGCTCCGCAAAGTGGCCTGTGGAGATAACCGAGGCTGTCTCACAAGCCTACGGTAGCGCCTCGAAGGCGGCCATACCCATGAGAATGGGCTACGTTAAGCCTGAAGCCATAACCTCCTCTGTCAATGTGGACATCTGCGGAGGGTGTGGTATCTGCGTCGCGCTCTGTCCCTATAGCGCTACAGAGATGAAGACCGAGAATGGCAAGAGGGTGGCCAATGCTATTGCGGCGCTATGCAAAGGTTGCGGGACTTGTGGAGCTGCCTGCCCATCTGGGGCCATCTCCATGAATCACTTCAAAGACGCTCAGATTTTAGCTCAAATAGAAGCCTTGGTAGCATGA
- a CDS encoding hydrogenase iron-sulfur subunit gives MKGNNFEPLILGFACNWCTYAGADLAGTSRIQYPPNIKMIRVMCSGRVDPTFILKAFSKGVDGVFIGGCHPGDCHYIEGNYKAMRRIALTKKLLQDFGIEPERLRLEWVSASEGVRFGQVVADFTNTIKELGPLKKQ, from the coding sequence ATGAAGGGAAATAATTTTGAGCCTCTGATACTGGGCTTTGCTTGTAACTGGTGTACGTATGCAGGTGCGGACCTGGCGGGCACCTCTAGAATCCAATACCCGCCCAATATAAAGATGATAAGGGTAATGTGCAGCGGCAGGGTCGATCCCACTTTCATCCTGAAGGCTTTTTCGAAAGGCGTGGACGGAGTGTTCATCGGAGGATGCCATCCGGGCGATTGCCACTACATAGAGGGGAATTACAAAGCGATGAGGAGAATCGCGCTGACCAAGAAGCTGCTTCAAGATTTCGGGATCGAACCGGAGAGGCTCAGATTAGAGTGGGTTTCGGCATCTGAAGGCGTGAGATTTGGGCAGGTTGTTGCAGATTTCACCAATACCATAAAAGAACTGGGGCCTTTGAAGAAACAGTGA